A genome region from Anopheles stephensi strain Indian chromosome 2, UCI_ANSTEP_V1.0, whole genome shotgun sequence includes the following:
- the LOC118505447 gene encoding uncharacterized protein LOC118505447 isoform X1 has protein sequence MNLFTVFFALVLAVATVAGQRFGFPHTAQFGLASLTGDFGGPTAFGGQDLSGTLNAGVRDPRQNRGPVVFPPAPADAPVESSGVIVGASGYGFVPPNTPQNVNALYRNLRYF, from the exons ATGAATCTA TTCACCGTCTTCTTCGCTCTCGTGCTGGCCGTAGCCACCGTCGCCGGACAACGATTCGGGTTCCCGCACACGGCCCAATTCGGGCTTGCCTCGCTGACCGGTGACTTTGGTGGACCGACTGCATTCGGTGGACAGGATTTGTCAGGTACTTTGAACGCTGGTGTCAGAGATCCAAGACAGAACCGAG GACCTGTTGTGTTCCCGCCCGCACCCGCTGATGCTCCAGTTGAGTCGAGCGGAGTCATTGTCGGTGCTTCCGGATACGGTTTCGTGCCACCGAATACGCCCCAGA atGTGAATGCGTTGTACCGAAATTTGCGCTATTTCTAA
- the LOC118505447 gene encoding uncharacterized protein LOC118505447 isoform X2, giving the protein MNLFTVFFALVLAVATVAGQRFGFPHTAQFGLASLTGDFGGPTAFGGQDLSGTLNAGVRDPRQNRGPVVFPPAPADAPVESSGVIVGASGYGFVPPNTPQNYY; this is encoded by the exons ATGAATCTA TTCACCGTCTTCTTCGCTCTCGTGCTGGCCGTAGCCACCGTCGCCGGACAACGATTCGGGTTCCCGCACACGGCCCAATTCGGGCTTGCCTCGCTGACCGGTGACTTTGGTGGACCGACTGCATTCGGTGGACAGGATTTGTCAGGTACTTTGAACGCTGGTGTCAGAGATCCAAGACAGAACCGAG GACCTGTTGTGTTCCCGCCCGCACCCGCTGATGCTCCAGTTGAGTCGAGCGGAGTCATTGTCGGTGCTTCCGGATACGGTTTCGTGCCACCGAATACGCCCCAGA ATTACTACTAA